The Patescibacteria group bacterium genome has a segment encoding these proteins:
- the miaA gene encoding tRNA (adenosine(37)-N6)-dimethylallyltransferase MiaA — protein MRKKSLQKSAPQKPKLLVILGPTASGKSDLAILLAKKFDGEVVSADSRQVYKGLDIGTGKITKREMRGIPHHLLDVAHPRNIFTVTKWQRLAEKAIADIVRRGKLPIVVGGTGFYIQAIVDDINVPEVKPNKALRAQLEQKTAALLFTMLKKLDPRRAKEIDAKNPRRLIRAIEIAKQLGSVPDLKKEGSKKYEILQIGIATDDKVLKEKIRKRLVTRIKTGMVAEAGRVHKEGLSWKRMEELGLEYRSLARYLQGKITKRQMTEELAQAIWRYAKRQRTWFKKDKRIQWFPLQQKKNIETVVGKFLS, from the coding sequence ATGAGAAAAAAATCATTGCAAAAAAGCGCCCCTCAAAAACCGAAGCTCTTGGTCATTCTGGGACCCACTGCTTCGGGAAAAAGCGATCTCGCCATCCTCCTCGCGAAAAAATTTGACGGTGAAGTGGTCTCGGCAGATTCGCGGCAGGTGTACAAAGGGCTTGATATCGGAACGGGGAAAATAACCAAAAGAGAAATGCGAGGTATTCCCCACCACCTCCTTGACGTAGCGCACCCGCGCAACATCTTTACGGTCACGAAGTGGCAGAGGCTCGCGGAAAAAGCCATCGCGGACATCGTGCGCCGCGGCAAACTGCCGATCGTTGTCGGTGGTACGGGATTTTATATCCAGGCTATCGTGGACGATATCAATGTCCCCGAAGTGAAGCCGAATAAAGCACTGCGGGCACAACTTGAACAGAAAACCGCCGCCCTACTTTTCACGATGCTCAAAAAACTTGATCCTCGGCGGGCAAAAGAGATCGATGCAAAAAACCCGCGGCGGCTTATTCGTGCCATTGAGATCGCAAAACAGTTGGGCAGTGTTCCGGACCTAAAAAAAGAGGGTTCAAAAAAATATGAGATACTGCAGATCGGCATTGCAACCGATGATAAGGTCTTAAAAGAAAAGATACGCAAACGCCTTGTTACAAGAATAAAAACGGGAATGGTTGCCGAGGCAGGGCGGGTTCACAAAGAGGGGCTTTCTTGGAAACGCATGGAAGAACTGGGGCTTGAGTATCGCTCTCTTGCGCGATATCTCCAGGGGAAAATTACAAAGAGGCAAATGACCGAGGAGCTTGCGCAGGCGATCTGGCGGTATGCGAAGCGCCAAAGAACGTGGTTCAAGAAAGACAAAAGAATTCAATGGTTCCCGCTTCAACAAAAGAAGAATATTGAAACGGTGGTGGGAAAGTTTT
- a CDS encoding redoxin domain-containing protein, with the protein MNCKENECCGGCGPTNMIGMEVPAFEFEAYHEDKIKKIKLADYKGKWLILFFYPADFTFVCPTELEDMADHYEEFKKEHAEVLSVSTDTVFVHKAWHDESQAIGKITYPMVADPAGKLARALGVYIHDEGLVPRDDGGLALRGSFIINPEGKLVSYEVNDNSIGRNAKELLRKLRAAKFVAEHGGNVCPAKWEPGSDTLKPGLDLVGKI; encoded by the coding sequence ATGAATTGTAAAGAAAACGAGTGTTGCGGAGGGTGCGGGCCGACCAATATGATAGGAATGGAGGTTCCCGCTTTTGAGTTTGAAGCGTACCACGAAGACAAGATAAAGAAGATAAAATTGGCGGACTATAAAGGCAAGTGGCTTATCTTGTTCTTTTATCCTGCCGACTTTACCTTTGTGTGCCCGACCGAATTGGAAGACATGGCGGATCACTACGAAGAGTTCAAGAAAGAACACGCGGAAGTACTCTCGGTAAGCACCGATACGGTTTTTGTCCATAAGGCGTGGCATGATGAATCTCAAGCGATCGGGAAGATAACCTATCCGATGGTTGCGGATCCAGCCGGGAAGCTCGCGAGAGCGCTCGGTGTCTATATCCACGACGAAGGACTGGTTCCTCGCGATGATGGAGGGCTAGCTCTTCGCGGCAGTTTCATTATTAATCCCGAGGGGAAACTCGTTTCCTATGAAGTGAACGATAACAGCATCGGGCGAAACGCCAAGGAGCTTCTCCGGAAATTGCGGGCGGCAAAGTTTGTGGCCGAGCACGGAGGAAATGTGTGTCCCGCAAAATGGGAACCGGGATCTGACACCCTGAAACCGGGACTTGATCTCGTGGGGAAGATATAA